The DNA region TTGTTCAGATGCCATCATATAAATTCATTTATTCAAGGTCTCAGTACCTCAGCACTGTAGGAAGATAAATGTTTTGCAGATATTAATGAACAGATACATGTTCACAATAATATGATATTTACTTATTTCATTTTGCTTTGTGATATTAGTTTTCTTTGGGGGTGCTTTTTTCAGTGCATCGTTTCTTTCATACATTTTTAATTGGAAACACATCATATTGCAGATTTATGCCAACGAGCTGAATTATGTACTAGATCAAAATAAGAAGCTTCAAAATGATGCAGACGCAATAGATCCAACATCAATGCCATCTGTCACCCGTAAGTTATGCCATTTTACATGTACAATTTTGTATTGTAGGCTATTCATCACATATCAAGTATTCTAACCTCCTTTGTTTTAATTGTCAGCTCAAATGCTAAAAGAGAACAAGTGCATAAACCGGCTTCGCTTGTGGCATGTCTTCTTTGCCAACCCTTACGAATGGTGGGACAACCGGCAATCCAAACTGCATGTCAAATCCCCTGATTTCCAGCACAAGGACACCCGCGAGAGAATATGGCTTCGTCCAGATGACCCTCCCTGGGTACGTAAGCAGCTTGAGATTCATGACCTGGAAAGAGCAGAGAATGGTCACAAAGGAAATGGTCGACTGTTAAAAGATCACAATTGGAAACCCCAAGATTTTGACTACTGTGATGATGATGAAGTACAGTATTCCGCTGAAGCATGAGGAAGAAATAGGGACTGCGCTTTTCTTTGTCCGATGACCTTACTGAATTGTATATGTCGTATACTTTGTAGTTAGGTTGTGGAGTTTTTAACATAGCTAATTATTGGCTAGTGTGTAGTTTGTAATTGGTTGTACCTGTATGATGAGGTGCAAATGTGAAAGGCAAACCTCAACAGTCAATGGAACATCTACATTTTAGTGGAGGCACTAAAAGATATATATTGTCATAACTTAAAGGATGCCCCCATATTGATTGCTCCCAGTTTGTACAGATGTGCTTGCAGCATTAAATAACCCCAATTCTCCACCCAGTCCGGTATGACGTAACATCCTGTGGGAGATGTTTGATCAGCCAGTTTTAACCTTTTCTTGATGTAGGACTAACCCTGACTATTCTGGGGCTTTTGGCGACTGTTCTTCCATGTCATTCGTCTCCTCTTTCAGTGGAAATTTTTGCAAGCTTGATGCTTGAAATCTTGATCAAACTGAAGCCACATGATTTGCATGTAGCCTCATTAAGCTCAGAAGCAATTATTCTGTGAATGCTTGAAATGGTGTCAAACTATAAGGCTACTGAATAATTTAAACTACTCATGTATGTCAGCATCCAGCTCGTTTGGTTGGGGGTGATTGGTGAAAGGAAATGGGAATTCGGAGGTATAAGACTAAAATTTTCTTGATTGTTTCGTGAGAGGGGGAGTTTAGTGACTCAATTCCCACAGATATCTTCCAATAGGGAGGGGTGTGAATTGGGAGAGAATTTTGCTTTAAGATGAAAACAAATGGTCTTAACCAGAGGGTATGAATTTTCTCTCTAACTCCCTCGTTTAATTCCCTCCACAAATCAAACAAGGAATTGGAACTAAAAAATAAACTCTCAAGTGAATTCCCTCCATCAACTCCCACGGCTAATTTCCATACCTCCTCCTCCGTACCTCCTCCTATTCAGTTGGCAACCGAATGACATCATACCGGACTCGTCACTCGTGTCATATTTCCAGAAACCAAACAACGTTGCTATGCTTCCAAGCAATCCGATTGGCAATCTTGTGCGTTATCACAGAACACAAAGGCCTACCCAGCAAAAACTCAGGCCAAATCTCGTTCGCAGCAATGAATGTGACGAACTGTGTGGATAGTGCTAAATCAGCGTGCAGTGTACACAATAGATAGTAGTATCACCTGTAGCAGGATAGGGTAAGGATATCGTTATAAATAGAATCACCTGCCTGAAATTCTTCTCATATATAAGCCTTTCCCCCCATTTCAGTAGCCAGTGAAATGCTCTAGTGCTCCACGTGCCTTACAGAGTTACAGCCCAACGATGAAAAAGATCAACAAATTAGATATACAATGCAACAATAATAAAGCTAAATTCAGATGTACACCAACGCAGCAGTGTAAACCTTTTTCATGGCAACTTATACCTGATATCAAAATAGTATCATTGGGTCGTcatgaaaaatattttcataataatgtagtaatttaacaACCTTTACTAATATTGACACATGAAAAGAATTGATCAAACTTGTGTATTGGACACCTGTCAAAATCTAAAACGTCCACATTTACTAACATAGTATAAGAGAATGTCTTCCCTTTGAACTCACTATGAAATCTACATTCTACATAGAGTGCAAAAAAATCATTTTGATGGTACTATCCATAAAATCAATGGAAGATACAAAGAAACATTTGTATCAGCATTAATAAAATTGTACTATCATAAATGCAACTATTTTCTGATCTTTGTATGATTTCAGCAGTGCTGGTTCTTTTGTCCAAATGGTGAATAGACACCTAGAGGATTGCTGGGTCTTTGTATCTCTTGAACAGATCCTCAATGCCATCGAGAACTTCTTGTGGTAGTGGCCGCGGAGCACTGGTAAACGCATCGATGTTCTCCTTTAACTGATCCATGGTGGTTGCTCCAATGATGGAACTGGCAGTGAATGGACGGTCACGCACAAAGCCCAGTGCAAGCTGGACTGGAGTTAGCCCATGCTTCTTGGCAAGCTTTACGTATTCGTTTGTCGCTTCCTGCCATACAAAGTTGACCAAAGTAAAATAAAATGCACATCAATGCTCAAAGCTCCATAGAGTTGGGGCACAAACAAATTGGTTCTAGTGTATAATCATACTTTAGCCAAAGAGGCATTGTAGCGTGCCATGTATCCAGGGAAGAGATTAAGCCTACTCCTCTTTGAAATGTCAGCGTTAGCATCAAGATACTTCCCAGTAAGAACACCACCGGCCAACGGAGAGTAGGCCAGCAGTCCAACGTTGCAGTTATTTGGGTGGCAAACTTCAACAAGATCAACTATGATGAAACAAAATGAAGTTAAAAGGCAGAATTATCATTCTACTTGTATGAGAAATCAAAGGAAATTCTCAATAATTCTGATACAATTTCAGAAATGATGGCATAACTTAGAGAGCTCAATGAATAAAATGAATGGATTAATGAAATCTTTTCACCTTCAAAGCGGCATCTCACAATTAGACTATAACTGTTCTGGATGCTCACAATCTTCGGGAGGCCTTGAGTCTTAGCAGCATGTACAAACTCCATTACTCCATATGAGGTCTCATTGGAAACACCAATGTAGCGAACCTAAAACAGAGATATAATTTGACGATGCTTAATAATATGACATTCTATGATATTCTTTCTGCTAAAAATAAATACGATATTCTTGAATGTCTTCTGAAATGAGTTGTCAGTACtgagacaaaaaaaaaagaaactacTCGATGTGCCTCTACGTACACAGTAGTTGCATGCTGATAAGCTATCGTTTTTCAGTAACCAATACTTATGCGGCTATTATCAGATGCATGTTATGTAACATATTTTCTTTACAAAAATATATGTACCACTGTACCAGCACATGTGGTAAGTTGCATCCATGTCAAGACCAGATATGTAGCTATGTAATTGTCATATTTTCTCATACCAGGGAAAATGTTTATTTGTTACTACCTTGCTCATATAAGAATATCAGTTATAAAAATCTCACCTTTCCTTCATCAATCAGCTCCTGGAAGGCCTTCAATTGATCCTCAAAAGGTACGCTTGGTCTCCATTTGGTTGGATTATAAAAATATTCACCAAATAGTGCTACATATCTATCTGGCCTGAAGATGTAAAGCAAAACATTGGAATCAAGAATGTTTCTTTCATTCAGTTAAATCGGAAATCAGATATCAATCTAACAGAAAACAACTCCTATCAAAACAAGTTTACATGAGCAATCAAAGAACTCATGAAACTGCACCCAATTTAAGCCGGTgtaaaataaatatataaaacAAGGAACAACTACTTTAAGCTGACAAAAAAAGGGTCAAAAGAATTAAACTGAAATGTATATAGCTATGTTCTAACAAGTTTTATAAGGGACTCAGAGTGAAAAGCAAGAAGGATAAAGTTAATGTATACCCGTTAgctttttcctctctctctctctattgCCCAGCAAAGCATGAGAACGTGCAGAACCTTATACAAAGAATGAGAATGGAGATGCACCTCAGCTTCGGGCCCTGTTTCGTCAGACCTTGTTTTAGATGACAAGGCCTGTTGGCTTCTGTCAATACATTCACCAGGTTTTTTTTATAACGTAACACATAACTTCCTCATTTATGAGAACAAAATGCATAGAGTTATTTAATGGAATGTTTGAAAGCATACAGGTAAAATACTGAACAAACAAAGTGAGCCTAATTATAGTTTCTGACAGGCATACAGCCAACAAGTGAATCAATCTGATACTGACCAGTGTATCTGAAGCAAATCAATGTAGTCTGTAGACAATCGTTTAAGGCTCTTTTCAACACTTTCTTTGATATTGGCAGCATCAACACGCACCACTTTTGCATTGTCCCGAAGAAAAGCAGATCTCTCTGAATAACCAGCAACTTTTGTCGCCAAAATTATCTAAAATGGACAGAAACAAAACAGGCAAGACCCATCTGTCAGTGTCAATCAGATCCTTTCATCATGTTATCACATAGTAGGAAACTTAGGGAATGTGAATTGTAAAGACTGAGCAGTATTTACTCTTTACTCATCAGCGTAGTGTTATTAGTAAAAATATGCTTCTAAACCCCAAACACTGGTGTCAACTTGCATAACATGTAAGAATCACTAATCACATACAGTCATATAGACGATACAAAAACAAACTAATCGCATAGAGAAATGAGTTTATATAACAGTTTTTGAGTTTCATGCTTGCACTACTGTTGTTAGCCAGATAATCCAACACATTGTAGTATGAGATAATTAATATTATAACATCTATTTAGGTCACCTTGTCCCGTGGCTTAGATTGCATCCACCTGCCAATATATAGATCGGTACTTCCTTGAGTGTCTTTGTTTGTTGGAACCGGGTACTAAAGATCAAGTTGAAAAACGGAAAGGTACATCGATCACTTGACTTCAAAATACAAGATATATAGTTAATAATAGCAAGAAAGTACTATGCACTGACAATTTCTGCGGTGTCAAGGATATTAATGCCTTGATCGAAAGAATAAGAGAGCATATCATGAGCTTCCTTTTCTGTGTTTTGCTCTCCAAAAGTCatctgaaaaagaaaaaggattaATCTTGAGATGCAGAAAAAAGTATTTGACGGTAAGGAGAATAACCATTTTCAGTTTTGCACATACTGTTCCAAGAGTGACCTCACTGATAAGGAGGTCTGAATCTCCCAGCTTCTTGTACTGCAATTGCGTTTGTGCCAGTGCCCGAACCTGGCTGCGAATGCGTCTCGTGTGCAATCTTTGAGAATGACGGGCATGAAGGGCTGATAAGGCATAGCCATGCGATGAAGGTGAGGTGACCGCGAACGCTGACATGGCCATTTGTTGCATACTGAAATTCCTGCATGGCACATCCAATCAACAAGTAAATAGTCAGGTGTGCCATAACTTCAGCATGCCTCGGGAAAGTAGAAGCCCTTTCTAGATAATGAAAAGTTCCAGCTTCAAACCCCTTGGAAGGGGCATCAATCCACAATTATTACAATCATACTCAAAGTTTTAAGACACATAGCATTCAGTATTATTGAGTGTAGGACAGTAGGAGCAGTGCAGGAATCCGCCAATGGGTTCAACATAGTCTTCCCTTTCTTTCTGCTATGCCTACTGCTAATTTTATGGACATTGACAAAATAAAGTAATCAATTTAACCACAACGAAGAATTTATTTTTGTTACCCATGACATGATGCAATATGTGCTAACTAAGCTTCCATGGAGCTTCTCAAGGCACCAATGCTGCAGATAACTGCTTGTGCCGTCCTTGACTCCTTTGTCCTTCAATCCCGAAAAGAATACGAATTTCTAGTTTTCTACAccgacatgaccgaggaatcgTCAGGGGGGGGGAACGAATAGAAAATTTGGGACGTATTGCAGGCTACAAGAAACCTTTTGAATTACGCCTATCTTTTCAGAAAATACAAGGCCCAATagaaagaggaggaggaggaggaggaggaggaatgCTACCTGTATGCTGGTGTGGGTGATTCTCTGGCCTCGCCGGACAAGCCAGTCCGAAGCGCACCGGCGAACAGAGGATGAGCGGTTACCTAGTCCACGAATGGAGTAATTCCCTGCACCGAAGGCTGGAGCTgcaggagaggaggggaaaggagaGCCGAAGCCAGAGGACTGGTGCAGCGGTGCGGCAGTGTTCTTTCCCTGGTGGAGTGGTGGTGAAGGTGAAGCCGACGAGGCGGATGAGGTGGTGGCCAAACGCCCCACACCTGCCGAGACGGCGCAGATGGGTGCCGCCGTGGTGGAAGACTCGTGGTCGTGGAAGCGGACAGTGCCGGCGGCCGGCCCAGAACCGGGCTGAGCTGTCCACAAGTCGCAAAACTGTTTAGGCCCAGCCCAAAATTTGCTTACTGCAAGGGTTCCTCAAAGGCCCATCCCCTGGCGGGGCTGCTCGGGGTTGCAGGTGCGACTGCGAATCAGCGCATCGTAGAAGATCCACGAGCAGCtcacccccgccgccgccgccgcctgtctCTGGAGGCGGGACACCGCCAACCAACCGCTTCCGATGGTTTCTCGCGTTCATTACTGGCCCCGAC from Panicum hallii strain FIL2 chromosome 9, PHallii_v3.1, whole genome shotgun sequence includes:
- the LOC112875353 gene encoding uncharacterized protein LOC112875353, with translation MQQMAMSAFAVTSPSSHGYALSALHARHSQRLHTRRIRSQVRALAQTQLQYKKLGDSDLLISEVTLGTMTFGEQNTEKEAHDMLSYSFDQGINILDTAEIYPVPTNKDTQGSTDLYIGRWMQSKPRDKIILATKVAGYSERSAFLRDNAKVVRVDAANIKESVEKSLKRLSTDYIDLLQIHWPDRYVALFGEYFYNPTKWRPSVPFEDQLKAFQELIDEGKVRYIGVSNETSYGVMEFVHAAKTQGLPKIVSIQNSYSLIVRCRFEVDLVEVCHPNNCNVGLLAYSPLAGGVLTGKYLDANADISKRSRLNLFPGYMARYNASLAKEATNEYVKLAKKHGLTPVQLALGFVRDRPFTASSIIGATTMDQLKENIDAFTSAPRPLPQEVLDGIEDLFKRYKDPAIL